The following are from one region of the Nitrospirota bacterium genome:
- a CDS encoding ATP-binding protein, which yields MNKESILNIIFEWQKIVQGRQGTVREAEHLIMSSIGSKPIKIVTGFRRTGKSFLVQLIAKKLIERGYIAPDNLLYLNFEDYRLMGVVNPERLGDVYDTFLESSGRPGRKLLIFDEIQQVSNWERFIRTIYEKGDAEIIITGSNSSLLSSELGSGLAGRFVEFSIHPFSFKEFVQYKGYSIRAKKEFQRNKPELLKLFNEYMSYGGLPEIFDIGSPDAKKSYLGGILHKVILDDIVKRFRVDNVDALEKIMHYLISGAGNIVSYAGLSNKMAALGHKVKPETVLSYCNYFIKSFALSELSKFSWKLGKVFSTSKKYYAVDTGLISLYAPIEENYSVRLEHIVYHELKRRYAGICYGAGDGGREIDFLVRKDSRIWEKYQVALTLDKGNEKRELGAFSMAGQYLEQGENHILTMDDSAKEIEYADRKISHKNILSWLLGLD from the coding sequence TTGAATAAAGAATCTATCCTTAACATCATATTCGAGTGGCAAAAAATCGTTCAGGGCCGCCAGGGGACTGTCCGAGAGGCAGAGCATCTGATCATGAGTTCAATAGGCTCCAAACCTATCAAGATAGTCACAGGGTTCCGCCGCACTGGAAAGTCCTTTCTTGTTCAGCTCATAGCGAAAAAACTGATCGAGAGGGGTTATATCGCACCGGATAATTTGCTGTACCTCAATTTCGAGGATTACCGCCTTATGGGGGTCGTAAACCCTGAGAGGCTCGGCGATGTTTATGATACTTTTTTAGAATCCTCCGGGCGGCCGGGCCGGAAGCTCCTGATATTCGATGAAATCCAGCAGGTCTCAAACTGGGAGCGGTTTATCAGAACAATATATGAAAAAGGCGACGCGGAGATAATTATAACAGGGTCAAATTCGAGTCTTCTGTCATCGGAGCTTGGCAGCGGGCTGGCCGGCAGATTTGTGGAGTTTTCAATACACCCCTTCAGTTTCAAAGAATTCGTTCAGTACAAGGGATATTCAATCCGGGCAAAGAAGGAGTTTCAACGCAATAAACCTGAGCTACTTAAGCTGTTTAACGAATATATGTCTTACGGCGGGCTTCCGGAGATCTTTGACATAGGTTCGCCGGACGCCAAAAAATCTTACCTTGGCGGCATACTACATAAGGTGATACTTGATGACATCGTTAAGCGTTTCAGGGTGGACAACGTTGACGCTCTCGAAAAAATCATGCACTATCTGATTTCAGGGGCAGGAAATATTGTAAGCTATGCCGGGCTGAGCAATAAAATGGCTGCTCTGGGTCATAAGGTCAAGCCAGAGACAGTACTCTCGTACTGTAACTATTTCATAAAGTCCTTCGCCCTCTCGGAACTTTCTAAGTTCAGTTGGAAACTTGGGAAGGTCTTCAGCACGTCAAAGAAATATTACGCAGTAGATACCGGACTCATTTCTTTGTACGCCCCGATAGAGGAAAACTACTCTGTCCGCCTGGAGCATATTGTTTATCACGAGTTAAAAAGAAGATATGCCGGAATTTGTTATGGCGCAGGGGACGGCGGAAGAGAGATAGATTTTCTTGTGCGTAAGGACAGCCGGATATGGGAGAAATATCAGGTAGCTCTCACGCTGGATAAAGGCAATGAGAAACGTGAGCTTGGGGCCTTTTCTATGGCAGGCCAGTATCTTGAGCAAGGAGAAAATCATATTCTTACTATGGATGACAGCGCTAAGGAGATCGAATATGCCGACCGGAAGATATCCCATAAAAATATATTGTCATGGTTGCTCGGACTTGATTAG
- a CDS encoding type II toxin-antitoxin system RelE/ParE family toxin, which produces MAELIWSENAISDLEGIYDYIARDSPLYARHQAERISTSIERLLQHPDSGRHLPEFQNLPHREVIVDNYRVVYRYAPESDEVIVVAVVHGRRLLTKEFIDREK; this is translated from the coding sequence ATGGCAGAATTGATTTGGAGTGAAAATGCCATCTCTGACTTGGAGGGGATTTATGATTATATCGCCAGGGATTCCCCACTATATGCAAGACATCAGGCAGAAAGGATCAGTACCTCCATCGAACGTTTATTACAACATCCGGATTCAGGTCGTCATCTTCCAGAGTTTCAAAATCTGCCGCATAGAGAAGTCATAGTAGATAATTACCGTGTTGTCTATAGGTATGCTCCGGAGAGTGATGAGGTCATAGTAGTAGCAGTTGTTCATGGAAGACGTCTTTTAACCAAGGAATTTATTGATAGAGAGAAGTGA